ATCGACGGCGAGCAGTCGGTCGTCTGGGACGAGGCCGAAAACCGGCTGCACGCCCAGAAGGCCCTCCTCACCTTCCTGCTGCGCGCCTCGTCGTGATCGCCGCGACCAGGCCGGGCCGGCAGGCCCGGATCACCGAGCTGCTGCGTGAGCACGCCGTGCGCAGCCAGCCCGAGCTGCTCGCGCTGCTCGCCGACGACGGGATCGAGGTCACCCAAGCGACCCTCTCCCGGGACCTGCTCGAGCTGCGCGCGGAAAAGGTGCGGGTCGGCCGCGACCTCGTCTATGCCATCCCCGGCGAAGGGGGTGATCGCACCCCTCGTGCGGCCGTCGACCCTGCAGAGCTGGACGGTCGGCTGCGCCGGCTGTGCGAGGAGTTGCTCGTCACGGCACGGGCGAGCGCCCAGCTCGTCGTCGTGCGCACACCCCCCGGTGCGGCCAACTACCTCGCGTCGGCGATCGACCACGCGCGCCTGCCGGAGGTGCTCGGAACGATCGCAGGGGATGACACGATCATGATCATCACCGGCGGCCCCGACCAGGGTGCCGCCCTCACCACACGACTGCTGGGCCTCGCCCAGACCATCGACAGCCAGGAGACACCGTGAGCCAGGACCAGAACGCGACGTCCGAGCGGGTGAGCCTGTGGGGCGGTCGCTTCGCCGGCGGCCCGAGCGAGGCTCTCGCGGCGCTCAGCAAGTCGACGCACTTCGACTGGCGTCTGGCCCCCTACGACATCGCTGGCTCGCGGGCTCACGCACGCGTGCTCCACGGCGCGGGTCTGCTCGACGACCCGACCCTCGAGGCGATGCTCGACGCCTTGGCCGTCCTGGCGACCGATGTCGAGTCAGGGGCCTTCGCCCCGGCCGAGGACGACGAGGACGTGCACACGGCCCTCGAGCGCGGCCTCATCGAGCGTGCCGGAGCCGACGTGGGCGGCCGCTTGCGCGCGGGACGCTCGCGCAACGACCAGGTGGCCACGCTCTTTCGCATGTACCTGCGCGACCACGCGCGCATCGTCTCGGGGCTCATCCTCGACGTCGTGCAGGCGCTCGTCGACCAGGCCCGGGCCCACATCGACGTGGCGATGCCCGGACGTACCCACCTGCAGCACGCCCAGCCGGTCCTGCTGAGCCACCACCTGCTTGCTCACGCGTGGCCGCTGCTGCGCGATGTCCAGAGGTTGGTCGACTGGGACGCCCGCACCTCCTTGAGCCCGTACGGCTCGGGTGCGCTGGCGGGCTCCTCCCTGGGGCTGGACCCCGAGGCCGTGGCTGCGGACCTCGGTTTCGCCGGCTCGATCGACAACTCGATCGACGGCACGGCCTCGCGCGACTTCGTGGCGGAGTTCTGCTTCGTCGCGGCGATGACCGCGGTCGACATCTCTCGTCTGGCGGAGGAGGTCATCCTCTGGGCGACCAAGGAGTTCTCCTTCGTCACGCTCGACGACGCCTTCTCGACCGGGTCCAGCATCATGCCGCAGAAGAAGAACCCCGATGTTGCCGAGCTCGCACGCGGCAAGGCCGGTCGTCTGGTCGGCGACCTGGCCGGCCTGATGACGACCCTCAAGGCTCTGCCGCTGGCCTACAACCGCGACCTGCAGGAGGACAAGGAGCCGGTCTTCGACGCGGTCGACACCCTCGAGGTCCTGCTGCCGGCGTTCTCCGGGATGATGGCGACGATGACCTACCACGGTGAGCGCATGGCATCCCTGGCGCCCCAGGGTTTCTCGCTCGCCACGGACATCGCTGAGTGGCTCGTACGTGAGGGCGTCCCCTTCCGCATCGCCCACGAGGTCGCCGGTGCCTGCGTGCGAGTCTGCGAGGAGCGCGACATCGAGCTGTGGGACCTGAGCGACGAGGACCTCGCGGGCATCAGCGAGCACCTGACCCCCGGCGTCCGGGAGGTGCTCTCGGTCGAGGGCTCCCTCGGTTCACGCGACGCGAAGGGCGGTACGGCACCTGCCCGGGTCACCGAGCAGCTGGCGGACGCTGCGGCCCTCTTGGGCGAGCTGAGCGCCTTCGCTGCCAGCCGGATCGAGGCTCGCTGACAGTGCGTGCGCGGGGACGCCGGTGGGGCAGGGCCGACCTGACCGGTGACCCCCTCCTCGTCGCCAGGGCACTGCTCGGGGCGTACGTCGTCGCAGGACCCGTGAGGCTGCGTCTGACCGAGGTGGAGGCCTACTGGGGGAGCAAGGATCCGGGCTCTCACGGCTATCGAGGGATGACGCCGCGCACCGAGGTGATGTTCGGTCCGCCCGGGCACCTCTACGTCTATCGCTCCTACGGCATCCACTGGTGCGCGAACATCGTGTGCGGCACCGCGGGGGAGTGTGCTGCCGTCCTGCTGCGGGCCGGCGAGGTCGTCGCCGGGCACGACGTCGTGGCCGAGCGCCGTCCCGGTGTGCCCGTGCGGGACCTGGCGCGCGGCCCCGGGCGGCTGACGAAGACCCTTGGGCTCGTGGGGGAGGACGACGGAGCCTCGCTGGTCGGGCGGGGTGCCCCCTTCGCCCTGTACGGGCCGCCGGAGCCCGTCCCGGACACGATCGTGAGGACCGGTCCCCGGGTGGGGGTCTCCGGCCCCGGGGGTGACGGCGAGACCTATCCCTGGCGCATGTGGATCGACGGCGAGCCGAGCGTGTCGGTCTATCGCCCGGGCAAGGTCAGGCGGGGTTGACGCCCACGTCGACCTGCTGGGCCAGGTAGTTCTCCATCCCGACGCGCGCGCACGCGTCGAGCTGGGCCTCGAACCAGTCGGCGTGACGCTCCTCGTCACGCGCCATCTCCTCGAAGACGGACGCCGTGGCGTGGTCCCCGAGCTCGTGGCACTCGGCTGCAGCAGCGTTGAACTGCTTGACCGCGACGATCTCGCTGGCGAGCGCGAGCTCGAGCATCTCCACGGCGTTCTCGCCGATCTGGATGTTGTTGAGCTTCTGCACGTTGGGGTGCCCGTCGAACATGAGGATGCGCTCGATCAGCTCGTCCGCGTCCTTCATCTCGCCGATCGACAGGTCGTAGAAGACCTTGCCCAGTCGGGGGAGGCCCCAGTTGTCGAGCATCCTCGCGTGGAGGAAGTAGGCATTGACGACGGTCAGCTCGAGGGTGAGGGCCTCGTTGAGGAGTGTGACGACTCGAGGGTCAGCTGGCTTCACGATCTACCTCCGCGGGAGTGGTGGCGAGCCCGTGATCGGCCTCACTCTCCACACTCTCGCAGAGAATGCGGCGCACTGAGAAGACACAGGCCCCGCAATCACGGCCCGCGCCGGTGCTCGTACATGCCTGGGAGAGGGTCCTCGCGCCGGCCATCGCGGCGGCGGCGATCTCCCGATCGCTGACGACGGCGCAGTGGCACACGATCACGAGCTTCTCTCCCATCACGTTTACTGAGGTGAGGCACACCTTAGCGGGACGAAGGGAGTGCCTGTCACCGGGTGTTCCACATGGCGGACCGGTGCGCCTCACGGTCGCTCGTCCCTGCCATGGCAGGCTGGGGAGCGGCTCGCGGCCGCGCGCCGGCACATCCCGGAAGGACCGATGAAGACCGTGACCGACATCCTCGACGAGCTGCAGTGGCGTGGACTGGTGGCCCAGACCACCGACGAGACCGCCCTGCGACAGGCCTTCGCCGACGGACCGATCACGCTCTATTGCGGATTCGACCCCACGGCTCCCTCGCTGCACTTCGGCAACCTCGTCCAGCTGATCGTCCTGCGTCACCTGCAGCGGGCCGGTCACCGCGTGATCTGTCTCGTCGGTGGGTCGACCGGACTCATCGGAGACCCGCGTCCGAGCGCTGAGCGTGTGCTGAAGACCAAGGAGCAGACCGCCGAGTGGGTCGGACGCATCCAGGAACAGGTGCGGCCCTTCCTCGACTTCGAGGGGGACAACCCGGCGATCACCGTCAACAACCTCGACTGGACCGCGCCGATGTCCGCGCTGGACTTCCTGCGCGACATCGGCAAGCACTTCCGGGTCAACCAGATGGTCCGCAAGGACGCGGTCGCTGCACGTCTGAAGAGTGACGAGGGGATCTCCTACACGGAGTTCAGCTACCAGATCCTCCAAGGCCTCGACTTCCTCCAGCTCTTCCGCGAGTACGGCTGCACGTTGCAGACCGGCGGCCAGGACCAGTGGGGCAATCTCACGGCCGGGTCGGACCTCATCCATCGCGCCGAGGGGAAGTCGGTCCACCTGCTGACGACGCCCCTGATCACCGACGCCAACGGCAACAAGTTCGGCAAGTCGGAGGGCAATGCCGTCTGGCTCGACGCAGAGATGACCAGCCCGTACGCCTTCTACCAGTACTGGCTCAACGTCGAGGACGCGTCCGTGATCACGCTGCTCAAGGTCTTCACCGACCGCGGCCCGGAGGAGATCGCCGAGCTCGAGCGGCTCGTGGCCGACGAGCCCTTCCGACGTGCCGCCCAGAAGGCTCTGGCTGTCGACATGACGACTCTCGTGCACGGGGAGGAAGCCACCGCCTCGGTCCAAGCGGCGTCCGAGGCGCTCTTCGGCAAGGGGGACCTCGGTGCGCTCGACCTCGGGACCCTCGTCGACGCCACTGCGGAGCTGCCGGGCGCTGATGTCCCCGCTGGCACGGGAGTGCTCGACGCGCTCGTGGCCACGGGCCTCGTGGACTCGAAGAAGGCCGCTCGCCGCGCCATCGGCGACGGTGCGGTCTCGATCAACGGGGACAAGATCTCCGACGAGGCGCACGTGCTGAGCCCCGGGGAGTACCTCCACGGACGGGTGGCCGTGTTGCGTCGCGGCCGCAAGAACTTGGCCGCAGCACGCCAGTCCTGACCACGTACCAGACCTCCCATCGGGGGCGGACCCCCGAAAATCCGGGGGATCCGCCCCCGATTTGGCGCATGGGGTGGCGGTGACCTAGTGTTCTCGATGTCAGCCCGAGAGGGAGGAACGGACACCAAGTGGCAGCCCTTGCTGGGTTGCACCAAGTAGGCCGGTCCCGCGGGGTTGATTCCCTTTTTGAGTGGTTTGTCTGGCGTTTTGGCGCTGGGGAGGCTGGCTTGGAGGCACTGCGGTTCGGCTGCTAGTGTGGGAGATCGCCGCAGGGTGTTCATCGCGTTTCTTGGCCTCGCCAGGTTGGGAAGCGAGTTTGACTCTGTAGCGATCACGGTAGTAAGTTGGAGAAGTTGCCCCTGAAGCAGGTCGCCGAAGAGCTTGACGGTGGTTGTGGTGGGTGTGCGTGTGAATCTTGAGAACTCAACAGCGTGTCAAAAATCGATGCCAATACCTCGTTCTTGGCTGATTGTGTCCTACCCGTTCGGGTTGGGTGTGGTTGGTCCAAGAGTGAATATTTTTTCCTTTGGTTGAACGAGATACAAACAGCAGTTTTTGCTGGTTGTTCTTACTCGGTCATGGATACAGCCCTTTGTTGGGTTATGGATTGCCCCTTCGAGGTCCTTTGTGGTCTTGGGGGTGTACATCATCAACGGAGAGTTTGATCCTGGCTCAGGACGAACGCTGGCGGCGTGCTTAACACATGCAAGTCGAACGGTGAAGCTCCAGCTTGCTGGAGTGGATCAGTGGCGAACGGGTGAGTAACACGTGAGCAACCTGCCCCAAACTCTGGAATAAGCACTGGAAACGGTGTCTAATACTGGATACGAGACCAACCTGCATGGGTATGGTTTGGAAAGTTTTTCGGTTTGGGATGGGCTCGCGGCCTATCAGCTTGTTGGTGAGGTAATGGCTCACCAAGGCGACGACGGGTAGCCGGCCTGAGAGGGCGACCGGCCACACTGGGACTGAGACACGGCCCAGACTCCTACGGGAGGCAGCAGTGGGGAATATTGCACAATGGGCGAAAGCCTGATGCAGCGACGCCGCGTGAGGGATGACGGCCTTCGGGTTGTAAACCTCTTTCAGCAGGGAAGAAGCGAAAGTGACGGTACCTGCAGAAGAAGCACCGGCTAACTACGTGCCAGCAGCCGCGGTAATACGTAGGGTGCGAGCGTTGTCCGGAATTATTGGGCGTAAAGAGCTTGTAGGCGGTTTGTCGCGTCTGCTGTGAAAATCCGGGGCTCAACCCCGGACTTGCAGTGGGTACGGGCAGACTAGAGTGTGGTAGGGGAGACTGGAATTCCTGGTGTAGCGGTGAAATGCGCAGATATCAGGAGGAACACCGATGGCGAAGGCAGGTCTCTGGGCCACTACTGACGCTGAGAAGCGAAAGCATGGGGAGCGAACAGGATTAGATACCCTGGTAGTCCATGCCGTAAACGTTGGGAACTAGGTGTGGGTCTCATTCCACGAGATCCGTGCCGCAGCTAACGCATTAAGTTCCCCGCCTGGGGAGTACGGCCGCAAGGCTAAAACTCAAAGGAATTGACGGGGGCCCGCACAAGCGGCGGAGCATGCGGATTAATTCGATGCAACGCGAAGAACCTTACCAAGGCTTGACATATACCGGAAACTTCCAGAGATGGTTGCCCCCTTTGGGTCGGTATACAGGTGGTGCATGGTTGTCGTCAGCTCGTGTCGTGAGATGTTGGGTTAAGTCCCGCAACGAGCGCAACCCTCGTTCTATGTTGCCAGCACGTAATGGTGGGGACTCATGGAAGACTGCCGGGGTCAACTCGGAGGAAGGTGGGGATGACGTCAAATCATCATGCCCCTTATGTCTTGGGCTTCACGCATGCTACAATGGCCGGTACAAAGGGCTGCGATACCGCAAGGTGGAGCGAATCCCAAAAAACCGGTCTCAGTTCGGATTGGGGTCTGCAACTCGACCCCATGAAGTCGGAGTCGCTAGTAATCGCAGATCAGCAACGCTGCGGTGAATACGTTCCCGGGCCTTGTACACACCGCCCGTCAAGTCACGAAAGTCGGTAACACCCGAAGCCGGTGGCCCAACCCTTGTGGGGGGAGCCGTCGAAGGTGGGACTGGCGATTGGGACTAAGTCGTAACAAGGTAGCCGTACCGGAAGGTGCGGCTGGATCACCTCCTTTCTAAGGAGCACTGGCCACTTTTGTGGTCCAGAGCCTGGTTTGTCCTCGAATGTGGGACACCAGGTGCTCGGGTGGAACATCGATTATTTGACGCTCATGTCTGTCTGTGAGGCGAGTACCTGCACTTTTGTGTGGTGGAAAGCGTTGCGGGTGGGTGTGGGGGTTGTGACACGTTGTTGGGTCCTGAGGGTTCACGCGAGTGAAGCTTCAAGATCGACCTGTTTAAGGGTTGGTTGTGGGCCTTGCCTGATCACGTACCGCACTGCTTTGTGGTGTTGGCGTGGTCGTTGGGTGAGGTACCTCCCGTATTTTGAGAACTACACAGTGGACGCGAGCATCTTTGTGGCTCAAGTTTTTAAGGGCGCACGGTGGATGCCTTGGCACCAGGAACCGAAGAAGGACGTAGGAATCTGCGATAAGCCACGGGGAGTCGATAACCAGACTGTGATCCGTGGATTTCCGAATGGGGAAACCCGGCTGGAGGCAAGTCCAGTCACTCCTGCCTGAATATATAGGGCAGGTAGAGGGAACGCGGGGAAGTGAAACATCTCAGTACCCGCAGGAAGAGAAAACAACAGTGATTCCGTGAGTATTGGCGAGAGAAAGCGGATGAGGCCAAACCGGATGTGTGTGATAGCTGTCAGGCGTTGCATGTTCGGGGTTGTGGGAGCTTTTTCACGAGACTGACATTTCGTGGTGGAGTAAGAAATTCATGTCATAGTCGAAGGGTCTTGAATGGCCCGGCACAGAGGGTGGAACCCCCGTAGACGAAATGGTGTGGACTCCATGGAAGATTTCCCAAGTAGCACGGGGCTCGAGAAATCCCGTGTGAATCTGGCGGGACCACCCGCTAAGCCTAAATATTCCCTGGTGACCGATAGCGGACAAGTACCGTGAGGGAAAGGTGAAAAGTACCCCGAGAGGGGAGTGAAATAGATCCTGAAACCGTGCGCTTACAATCCGTCGGAGCCTCCTTGTGGGGTGACGGCGTGCCTTTTGAAGAATGAGCCTGCGAGTTAGTGCTCAGTGGCAAGGTTAACCCGTGTGGGGAAGCCGTAGCGAAAGCGAGTCCGAACAGGGCGAATGAGTCGCTGGGTCTAGACCCGAAGCGGAGTGATCTACCCATGGCCAGGTTGAAGCGACGGTAAGACGTCGTGGAGGACCGAACCCACTTAGGTTGAAAACTGAGGGGATGAGCTGTGGGTAGGGGTGAAAGGCCAATCAAACTCCGTGATAGCTGGTTCTCCCCGAAATGCATTTAGGTGCAGCGTCACGTGTTTCTTACCGGAGGTAGAGCTACTGGATAGCTAATGGGCCTCACCAGGTTACTGACGTTAGCCAAACTCCGAATGCCGGTAAGTGAGAGCGTGGCAGTGAGACTGCGGGGGATAAGCTCCGTAGTCGAGAGGGAAACAGCCCAGATCATCAGCTAAGGTCCCTAAGCGTGTGCTAAGTGGAAAAGGATGTGGAGTTGCCGTGACAACCAGGAGGTTGGCTTAGAAGCAGCCACCCTTTAAAGAGTGCGTAATAGCTCACTGGTCAAGTGATTCCGCGCCGACAATGTAGCGGGGCTCAAGCACACCACCGAAGCTATGGCATTGACACACTGCTCGGCATCCCTTGTGGGTGTCCAGGCGTGTTGATGGGTAGGGGAGCGTCGTGTGGCGAGTGAAGCGGCGGAGTGATCCAGCCGTGGATGCCACACGAGTGAGAATGCAGGCATGAGTAGCGAAAGACGGGTGAGAAACCCGTCCGCCGAATATCCAAGGGTTCCAGGGTCAAGCTAATCTGCCCTGGGTAAGTCGGGACCTAAGGCGAGGCCGACAGGCGTAGTCGATGGACATCCGGTTGATATTCCGGAACCGGCGAAGAACCGCCCATGATGAATCCAGTGATGCTAAACGCCTGAATCTTGCCGTAGAAGCCCTTCGGGGTTTCGCTGGTGAGTGGAACGCGTGACCCGATCTGGTAGTAGTCAAGCAATGGGGAGACGCAGGAAGGTAGCCTCCGCGTGGCGATGGTTGTCCACGTCCAAGGGTGTAGGGAGTCAGGTAGGCAAATCCGCCTGGCACATATCCTGAGACCTGATAGTGACCGCTTTTAGCGGGAAGCAGGGTGATCCTATGCTGCCGAGAAAATCCTCTAGCGAGGTTCTAGCCGCCCGTACCCCAAACCGACTCAGGTGGATAAGTAGAGAATACTAAGGCGATCGAGTGAATCGTGGTTAAGGAACTCGGCAAAATGCCCCCGTAACTTCGGGAGAAGGGGGGCCCGGATTCTGAAGCCCTTTACGGGATAGGAAGATGGGCCGCAGAGACCAGGGAGAAGCGACTGTTTACTAAAAACACAGGTCCGTGCGAAGTCGCAAGACGATGTATACGGACTGACGCCTGCCCGGTGCTGGAAGGTTAAGAGGACCGGTTAGCTCTTTGAGCGAAGCTGAGAATTTAAGCCCCAGTAAACGGCGGTGGTAACTATAACCATCCTAAGGTAGCGAAATTCCTTGTCGGGTAAGTTCCGACCTGCACGAATGGCGTAACGACTTCTCCACTGTCTCAACCGCGAACTCGGCGAAATTGCATTACGAGTAAAGATGCTCGTTACGCGCAGCAGGACGGAAAGACCCCGGGACCTTCACTATAGCTTGGTAGTGGTGATCGGGACGGCTTGTGTAGGATAGGTGGGAGACTGTGAAGCATGCACGCCAGTGTGTGTGGAGTCAACGTTGAAATACCACTCTGGTCGTTCTGGTTATCTAACCTCGGTCCGTGATCCGGATCAGGGACATTGCCTGGTGGGTAGTTTAACTGGGGCGGTTGCCTCCTAAAATGTAACGGAGGCGCTCAAAGGTTCCCTCAGCCTGGTTGGCAATCAGGTGGCGAGTGCAAGTGTACAAGGGAGCTTGACTGCGAGACTGACACGTCGAGCAGGGACGAAAGTCGGAACTAGTGACCCGACGGTGGCTTGTGGAAGCGCCGTCGCTCAACGGATAAAAGGTACCCCGGGGATAACAGGCTGATCTTCCCCAAGAGTCCATATCGACGGGATGGTTTGGCACCTCGATGTCGGCTCGTCGCATCCTGGGGGTGGAGTATCTCCCAAGGGTTGGGCTGTTCGCCCATTAAAGCGGCACGCGAGCTGGGTTTAGAACGTCGTGAGACAGTTCGGTCCCTATCCGCTGTGCGCGTAGGAAACTTGAGAGAGGCTGACCCTAGTACGAGAGGACCGGGTTGGACGAACCTCTGGTGTGTGAGTTGTTCTGCCAAGGGCACCGCTCATTAGCTACGTTCGGAAGTGATAACCGCTGAAAGCATCTAAGCGGGAAGCATGTCTCAAGATGAGGTTTCCATGGAGCTTTGCTCCGAGAGGCTCCCAGTAGACTACTGGGTTGATAGGCCGGATGTGGAAGTGCAGTAATGCATGGAGCTGACTGGTACTAATAAGCCGACAACTTGATACACACACAACTTTGTTGCGTAACAAAAGAATGACTCGCGTCCACTGTGCAGTTCCCGAGATACGGTCGGGAACACCCACGTAACTCCATAGAGTTTCGGCTGTCATAGCGAGGGGGAAACGCCCGGTCCCATTTCGAACCCGGAAGCTAAGCCCCTCAGCGCCGATGGTACTGCACTGGGAACGGTGTGGGAGAGTAGGACGCAGCCGGACAACCATTGAGCCGAGAGCCCCCAACGAGTCGTTG
The genomic region above belongs to Janibacter limosus and contains:
- a CDS encoding arginine repressor; protein product: MIAATRPGRQARITELLREHAVRSQPELLALLADDGIEVTQATLSRDLLELRAEKVRVGRDLVYAIPGEGGDRTPRAAVDPAELDGRLRRLCEELLVTARASAQLVVVRTPPGAANYLASAIDHARLPEVLGTIAGDDTIMIITGGPDQGAALTTRLLGLAQTIDSQETP
- the argH gene encoding argininosuccinate lyase, producing MSQDQNATSERVSLWGGRFAGGPSEALAALSKSTHFDWRLAPYDIAGSRAHARVLHGAGLLDDPTLEAMLDALAVLATDVESGAFAPAEDDEDVHTALERGLIERAGADVGGRLRAGRSRNDQVATLFRMYLRDHARIVSGLILDVVQALVDQARAHIDVAMPGRTHLQHAQPVLLSHHLLAHAWPLLRDVQRLVDWDARTSLSPYGSGALAGSSLGLDPEAVAADLGFAGSIDNSIDGTASRDFVAEFCFVAAMTAVDISRLAEEVILWATKEFSFVTLDDAFSTGSSIMPQKKNPDVAELARGKAGRLVGDLAGLMTTLKALPLAYNRDLQEDKEPVFDAVDTLEVLLPAFSGMMATMTYHGERMASLAPQGFSLATDIAEWLVREGVPFRIAHEVAGACVRVCEERDIELWDLSDEDLAGISEHLTPGVREVLSVEGSLGSRDAKGGTAPARVTEQLADAAALLGELSAFAASRIEAR
- a CDS encoding DNA-3-methyladenine glycosylase translates to MRARGRRWGRADLTGDPLLVARALLGAYVVAGPVRLRLTEVEAYWGSKDPGSHGYRGMTPRTEVMFGPPGHLYVYRSYGIHWCANIVCGTAGECAAVLLRAGEVVAGHDVVAERRPGVPVRDLARGPGRLTKTLGLVGEDDGASLVGRGAPFALYGPPEPVPDTIVRTGPRVGVSGPGGDGETYPWRMWIDGEPSVSVYRPGKVRRG
- the bfr gene encoding bacterioferritin, producing MKPADPRVVTLLNEALTLELTVVNAYFLHARMLDNWGLPRLGKVFYDLSIGEMKDADELIERILMFDGHPNVQKLNNIQIGENAVEMLELALASEIVAVKQFNAAAAECHELGDHATASVFEEMARDEERHADWFEAQLDACARVGMENYLAQQVDVGVNPA
- a CDS encoding (2Fe-2S)-binding protein — its product is MGEKLVIVCHCAVVSDREIAAAAMAGARTLSQACTSTGAGRDCGACVFSVRRILCESVESEADHGLATTPAEVDREAS
- the tyrS gene encoding tyrosine--tRNA ligase, with protein sequence MTDILDELQWRGLVAQTTDETALRQAFADGPITLYCGFDPTAPSLHFGNLVQLIVLRHLQRAGHRVICLVGGSTGLIGDPRPSAERVLKTKEQTAEWVGRIQEQVRPFLDFEGDNPAITVNNLDWTAPMSALDFLRDIGKHFRVNQMVRKDAVAARLKSDEGISYTEFSYQILQGLDFLQLFREYGCTLQTGGQDQWGNLTAGSDLIHRAEGKSVHLLTTPLITDANGNKFGKSEGNAVWLDAEMTSPYAFYQYWLNVEDASVITLLKVFTDRGPEEIAELERLVADEPFRRAAQKALAVDMTTLVHGEEATASVQAASEALFGKGDLGALDLGTLVDATAELPGADVPAGTGVLDALVATGLVDSKKAARRAIGDGAVSINGDKISDEAHVLSPGEYLHGRVAVLRRGRKNLAAARQS